From a region of the Mercurialis annua linkage group LG1-X, ddMerAnnu1.2, whole genome shotgun sequence genome:
- the LOC126663566 gene encoding fluoride export protein 1-like: MEHGIVNTVTHQTESFDRTSSADSSLRRRSLSLSHTLPFHIVDDIESENVSEAGDIGDRALSSKRHSESGSIRVSIDSALEKGAVFPIHDDNLLESHVFKFHDSTASNTFPGPPLPEEIINPLSTDAVVSSMDEQQDKKVAIVLPPTLEYISCLLYLSVFGIFGVLTRYVLQKLFGPSVAGVTSDHYPLYLDLPSNMVGSFLMGWCGVVFKNNIARMSDHLAIGITTGYLGSLTTFSGWNQKMLDLLVDGHWVFAVVGFLVGLFLAAYSIKFGIGTAKCFKSLLKISNKSETNTSSNWRVDSCRRHLTVIGALVLMLGVLWSVSGTMLKEEFNSGSSEAQLWLACLVAAPGVWIRWFLARLNGRGLGKSVYVKWVPFGTLIANVSAACIMAALATLKKAVNTKTCNTISTGIQLGFLGCLSTVSTFIAEYNAMEESNKMWRAYAYALATILMSFGLGILIYAVPVWTRGYE, from the exons ATGGAGCATGGGATCGTTAATACTGTTACACATCAGACTGAATCATTTGATAGAACAAGCAGTGCGGATTCTTCTCTTAGGAGGCGTTCTTTAAGTTTGTCACATACCCTTCCCTTTCACATAGTTGATGATATTGAAAGTGAAAATGTTTCGGAGGCAGGTGATATTGGGGATAGGGCACTTAGTAGCAAAAGACATAGTGAGAGTGGCAGCATCCGAGTGTCTATTGATAGTGCTCTAGAGAAAGGAGCGGTGTTTCCCATTCATGACGACAATTTATTAGAATCACATGTATTCAAGTTTCATGATTCCACTGCTTCGAATACATTCCCAGGACCACCATTGCCAGAAGAAATCATAAATCCTCTTTCCACGGATGCAGTAGTGTCCTCTATGGACGAACAGCAA GATAAAAAGGTTGCAATAGTATTGCCACCTACATTGGAGTATATATCATGTCTCCTTTATCTATCTGTTTTTGGAATTTTTGGG GTTTTAACAAGATATGTACTACAGAAACTTTTTGGGCCTAGTGTTGCTGGTGTGACGAGTGACCATTACCCTTTATACCTTGACCTTCCCTCTAACATG GTTGGGTCTTTCTTGATGGGATGGTGTGGTGTTGTCTTCAAAAACAATATAGCCAGAATGTCCGATCATCTAGCCATTGGAATAACGACTGGTTACTTGGGAAGTCTGACAACTTTCAGCGGATGGAATCAAAAAATGCTTGATCTTCTAGTCGATGGCCACTGGGTGTTTGCGGTGGTTGGTTTTCTTGTAG GCTTATTCCTCGCAGCATATTCCATCAAATTTGGCATTGGGACTGCCAAGTGTTTTAAGTCACTgctcaaaatatcaaataaaagtGAAACTAATACTAGCAGCAACTGGAGGGTGGACAGCTGCAGGCGTCATTTGACAGTTATAGGAGCTTTGGTGCTTATGCTAGGCGTTTTATGGAGTGTGAGTGGAACAATGCTGAAGGAGGAGTTCAACAGCGGAAGCAGTGAGGCCCAGTTATGGCTGGCTTGCTTAGTTGCAGCCCCTGGAGTGTGGATCAGGTGGTTCTTGGCACGGCTCAACGGACGCGGATTAGGAAAATCAGTGTATGTAAAATGGGTCCCTTTCGGGACTCTAATTGCCAATGTCTCTGCAGCTTGTATCATGGCAGCACTTGCTACATTGAAGAAAGCG GTGAACACCAAGACATGCAATACCATATCAACGGGCATACAGTTAGGGTTTTTGGGCTGCCTGAGTACTGTTTCGACTTTCATTGCCGAGTATAATGCCATGGAAGAAAGCAACAAAATGTGGAGAGCTTATGCATACGCTCTTGCAACGATACTAATGTCATTTGGCTTGGGAATCCTGATTTACGCTGTACCTGTTTGGACTAGGGGATATGAATAG